From the genome of Chanos chanos chromosome 5, fChaCha1.1, whole genome shotgun sequence, one region includes:
- the LOC115812548 gene encoding uromodulin-like, protein MARDLIAPLWTDLNNAAAGTIYYQEVTSGPLLERATADINTLFPTLSFSASSVFTATWDGVPDFARNGAGYTRVEEGRYFSIPVAESEDLPSSSNININGRWVFRVDGGSGDLCAELNCTEDEWCGEKNGIYGCYCDEIYDETDSESFDAVLSCHSSSGTISLSRCQLLEAGFPAHVLHMNDPNCTGTIRDGRVIFQFDNNMRICGTTLTTVSMREDIIPLERNVNVELPAGQGTYQVQMIPYPDPKFSQPFNGSVDEIVDEQLYVAVHVDGVDSSHVAMVMDTCWATPVSDPAYNISWDLIVNGCPNPEDGTVEVLENGNSTTGLFSFRIFTFVGNFSQVFLHCKTHICLLKDNSCTLPCDQSYHMRRRRSVDGHDSASVSLGPLEFSDRNTDAVDVQFPTAVRIHRAP, encoded by the exons ATGGCAAGAGACCTCATTGCTCCGCTGTGGACAGACCTCAACAATGCAGCTGCAGGAACCATCTACTACCAGGAGGTCACCAGTGGTCCTCTTCTTGAAAGAGCCACAGCAGACATTAACACCCTTTTTcccactctgtccttctctgctTCGTCAGTCTTTACAGCCACCTGGGATGGTGTTCCAGACTTTGCTCGAAATGGG GCTGGCTACACTAGAGTGGAGGAAGGACGTTATTTCTCAATCCCTGTGGCTGAGTCTGAAGACCTCCCATCCAGCAGCAACATCAACATTAATGGTCGCTGGGTCTTCCGTGTTGATGGTGGCTCTGGAG ATCTCTgcgctgaactgaactgtacagaGGATGAATGGTGTGGGGAGAAAAACGGAATCTATGGCTGTTACTGTGACGAGATTTATGACGAAACTGACTCTGAATCATTTG atgCTGTTCTGTCTTGTCACAGTAGCTCAGgaacaatctctctgtctcgctgccAGCTCCTTGAGGCTGGTTTCCCTGCCCATGTGTTACACATGAATGACCCCAACTGCACAGGGACCATCAGAGATGGCAGAGTCATATTTCAGTTTGATAACAATATGAGAATCTGTGGAACTACTCTCACT ACCGTTTCCATGAGGGAGGACATCATCCCGCTGGAGAG AAATGTTAATGTGGAGCTGCCAGCAGGTCAGGGGACATATCAGGTCCAGATGATTCCGTATCCGGATCCTAAGTTCTCACAACCCTTCAATGGGAGTGTGGATGAAATTGTGGATGAGCAACTCTATGTGGCAGTGCATGTGGATGGGGTTGATAGCAGCCACGTCGCCATGGTGATGGATACCTGTTGGGCCACTCCTGTGAGTGATCCTGCCTACAATATCAGTTGGGACCTCATTGTTAACGG ATGTCCGAACCCTGAGGATGGAACAGTGGAGGTGCTGGAGAATGGTAACTCCACAACTGGCCTTTTCTCCTTCAGAATATTTACATTCGTGGGAAATTTCTCTCAGGTTTTCCTGCACTGTAAAACTCACATATGTCTTCTCAAGGACAACAGCTGTACTTTG CCATGTGATCAGTCATATCACATGAGGAGACGCAGGTCTGTGGATGGCCATGACAGTGCTTCAGTTTCTTTAGGCCCACTGGAGTtctcagacagaaacacag ATGCTGTTGATGTGCAGTTCCCAACAGCTGTGAGGATACATAGGGCCCCATAG